The DNA window TAAGTGCTGGCAGTGGTCAATTTATTGTATTTTAGCACGAGCCTTTATTATATTAAAGCATTAACCTTTATCAGGATACATCATGGGAACAACACGTGCTGCTGAACTGCTGGTGATTCCAACAATACTATTCCCATGATGCAGAGCTGTGGTTTAACAAACACTTTTCCCCGGTGGTGTCACTATAGAATTTTGtaagtacaggtctgtcgcaacttacgtgcatttaacatgcgcgatttcaacTTTACGCGTACGGCCCGGAgtcaggggcgtggcctcaagatttaaaggtcctggggctccagctgtggctgggagtcccagggtctttaaatcacccacggggctcccagctgcaaaggtggctggtagcccctgtggcgaactaaagggcccgaAGCTCCAGCCACCGTAGAGCTTcatgccctttaaatgccagccccagcccagctgccaaagctgcgggcgggatttaaagggctcctccgggctccccgccgcggcgggaaGCCCGgcggagccctttaaaccccacccgcagctccggcagccgggccaGGGCCAGCATTTAAAGAGCTccactgggctccctgccgcagtgggaagcccggaggagccctttaaatgcccccccggcccagctgccagagctgcgggtgggatttaaagggtttGGGGATATAATTTTGcgtatacgcggttttcgctttatgcAATAACCGCGAAACTGAACCCCCGCATAAGGTAAGACTTGCCTGTATTTAATGTCAGAATAAGGGTTCAGGTACTTCTTGCCTTCTCACCACCTCAGCTGCAAACTGGAGATCTGATATTCTTAGACTGTCAAATCTTTGGGACTAGGACCATGTTTTCCAGTATATCTGGACAGTATGAAGCACATTGTGGATAGTTCCACAGTacaaagtaataaataataataaagaaggCCATTAAGAGATTAGTGTAACGCTGAACTAATTTTGCAAGTTGCACCTAAAAAAGTAAAGAAATAATATATACGTATATATAAATTGATATTTAGTAATTTTGTTCAGTTCAGCATTGCTGGTTATTTAATTCATTCTCTTGTATTGCAGTGAACATTTATGTTAAAGTGTATACAAATAGTCCATTTCTAGTATGCATGGATTTGGCACTTTCTCAGAAAGAAGTAATAGATCCAAACTATTTATGGATTGGACCCAATGGAAAGACTCTAAAAGGCAAGTTCCTTTCTCCTCATTACAGTTTATATACAGTCTTACTGGTTCCATGTTTATTCCATCACCTACTAACCCACAGAATCAGATTTTTCTGAATATAACATAACTAGAAGCAATCCATATGTAAtggcaaaatgaaaaattttgctgagataaatctttgttttctgtttctctactcttttacagaaaaaaattaattccaTCACTAATGGTTCAGTATATTTCAGAATTCTGTATGTGAGATCACGCTTTCTAAGTTTTTGGTGATCCCTATCATCAGTGAGATGGTGTGACTTGTGGGTCATATTATCCTATGTGAATTTGTTCATGGGTGCTTCCATTAACGTTCATTTCTTTAAGCCATTTTCCAGAAGAAATAATAATGTGTGATTAGTCAGAATTTGTTTTGAAGCTCTTCCTGATTTCCATAAAGAAAAGAGGTAATTTTCTTCACATAACTGACACAGATCTATAAAGTAGAttaaggaagcagggctggggattgaATATCCAATCAGGCACTTAGAGGGAAACTGGAAGCACTATTAAAAATCGCTGCTTGGTAACCAAATGGGTGAGAGATTATGGAGAAGGTGGAGCTCCACGCCTAGTGGGCTGGGTTGTTGTTTGATTTGGGATTTTTCTGTTCAAatctatattttccttttttgttgCTGTTAAGTAAGCACAGACAGGATCAagaataaaactggagaaaagctTCACTTGGTAAAAGACTTTGTAGCTGATCCAGTTGGCCCACTCCATCAGCTTACAGATGTAAACACACAAACATTCCTCACTCCACTAGTTTGAACACCAACAATGGTATTATGAATAccataaatggaaaaaaatgaattactttttaaaaaactaagcAGTTTTCACGTATATAATATTAGTTGGGTATTCACTTTACTAGCATATCAAGAGCATATTTTCACCTGTTCTTAAGTTGCCAAAACAGTTGATGCTTTGAAGTATTCTCAACAAATAAATACACGAAGCATGATTTGTACTTTACTAAGGGATGTAAAAACGTGACCTTTGATATATATTTAAAGGCTGTTttagtatttttatatataaagtgtatatttttatttcaatataTAGCAGTGCTAAAAGCACTCCCATCTTTATGTTCTCAGCACACTTAACATAACTTAAAAATACATCTTAAGTGCAATAATTTAAGATAACCTGCTGCAAATCCTCCATTCTGTCAAATAATTCTGGACCCCTACAGTTATATTCCCTCTTCCAAATTTTCAAATGCCTGAGGGAAAAAAATGAGATTTGCAAGAAGTCCTGTAAGTCATTAGATCCAGACCAACATCTATAAGTAAATTGATATACCTATGTAAAGGTAAATATATCTTCTGTCATCTGTTAGCATACTACATAAATTATGCATCAGTATTTTTCCAATATTAATCAGGTAGTTTCCTGTTTCCATTTTAGGACAAAGTTACGTCAATCTCACTGAAACAGGAAAACTGATGGTGAGAGGTTTTCAGGAGTCTATGTCTGGATCTTATACTTGCACTCTTTCTTATAAAACCATCAACACTGACAtacaagaagagagagagaaatttaagACATATAAATTTATGGTATATGGTAAGACCATATTTGCTGGTACAGTAGTGCATGTGACTTTTCTGAATATTGGTTTATTAAACACAGTTAGCACTGTACTCCAGAATGTAAATTACATTTTCAAGCACCTTGGTGTTAAACATCTTTATTATTCTAAATACCGTTTTTTGAAAAGTCAGTTCAATACAACTTTGATTTCAGTCAAATCAACACAACTGCCAAGAGTATGTGGTGACTGTCCTTGAGAATGAAATAATCTTTACCCTTGGGAAAAATAGATGAGGTCATTGCCTTCTTCCTGCCATCCCCCAAAGGTACCCAAGGTCAGAAGAGGAGGCTCTGGTGTGTCTGTGATCTTGTTCCGAAGAGGTGTCAAAGATGAGCTTCTGTCCTGGTCTGATCTTAGTTGATGACATGTGTTACAAGTGGTGGAAGGGTGACAGATTGTGCAGTTTAGCAACCCCATCATTCTCCCAAAAaacaattataaaaaaataaatgaaaggagAAAGAAACAGATGTAATTTCTCTTTCTAGTCAGACTTCTAAACTCTCCACCCTAAAATGCAGGTACATGAAGTACTTTTTTAACAACTTCTCATCACGTTTCAGTTATGTCTACCTTTTAAGCAAGTGCACAGGCTCAACAATGGCCATGTTCTGTAGCTATTTTGACATATAACATTTTCCCATGTTTGGTATTTAGGCACATAGTCATATAAAAATATAGTGCATACACATACGAAAATTCTTGTGCATATCAAACTAAATTAATAGTGTAACACCATTTAAGTCAGGGAAGCTATATCAAGGATGCTTTTGGCCCATCATGCTTAATACTTAAACAAATTGGTTTGCCTCTAAATAAAAGTCTATTTAATATATAAGGTACAAAGAATAGTACTGCATAGGAAATATaatatgtgtgagagagacattATATTGCATGTACTTATGTGTATACTAATTTTTTTAAGCATATCGGGAGCCTGACTATACATACCAGATATCTGTTCGGTTTACTACAAAAGAGTGCAGACTAGCAGCTAATGGTCAATTCTTTGAAGAGCTGAAGAAAATCTTGAATGATTTAATCTCTGATTTGACATGTCATGTTATAGAACCATCATACAAATGTCATGTCATCAAGATACCAAAGCATGGCCTCCTGGATGAGCTATTTGTTACTTTTCAAGGTAACAGATTTAAGCATTGTTTAAGAGGTAGTGTCACACTGTTACTTTATTAACAAAAGAGTTAATGTAAGGACAATAAAAATAACATTTGCAATTATATCAGAGTCATAAGTTCCCATGTATGTTGCTTCTCTGCTTTTCTTTAGAATTTCTGTATTTTTTCTTGTTAGCCCACAGATGGAGCTATAATGCAGCTTATGAGTTAGTTGAATTTATAGTACTGTACTTTTTACAACCTTAGTGGCAAAGGTTATTCTCTAACAGGGGTGTTGTTTGCAAAGGGCCTTGGGAAACa is part of the Mauremys reevesii isolate NIE-2019 linkage group 27, ASM1616193v1, whole genome shotgun sequence genome and encodes:
- the ZPBP2 gene encoding zona pellucida-binding protein 2 isoform X3; this encodes MDLALSQKEVIDPNYLWIGPNGKTLKGQSYVNLTETGKLMVRGFQESMSGSYTCTLSYKTINTDIQEEREKFKTYKFMVYAYREPDYTYQISVRFTTKECRLAANGQFFEELKKILNDLISDLTCHVIEPSYKCHVIKIPKHGLLDELFVTFQVNPFAPGWEAVCQQISYDCEDVTNRRVQEARDLIEEFFRKQTYVLKHEFRNVPAIHYIDHSFEVTRIDSCRPGFGKNDDTHNDCASCCVVCDPGTYSPNNEVRCQICTSIRIKHYGAKSC